Proteins from one Paraburkholderia sp. BL10I2N1 genomic window:
- the rarD gene encoding EamA family transporter RarD, with product MNPGAVYAFLAFTLWGLFPFYFKALHQISALEMLAHRMVWSMLFLFVVLTVRQQWRWLGPVLRDRHLLGRFAASAVLLSTNWGIYIWAVNAGHIVEASLGYFINPLINVLFGLAFLNERLRRVQWLAVAIAAAGVLWLTWENGQPPWISLALAVSFAGYGLLRKTARLGALEGLTLETVLLFPVALLYLTLLALRGTNAFVNASWGVEVLLMLAGPITAIPLLLFAAGARRIPLSMLGLIQYVTPTLQLLIGVVIYREPFGQVQLIGYGAIWIALAVYSLDGLWRAKFRRA from the coding sequence ATGAATCCCGGCGCCGTCTACGCATTTCTCGCATTCACGCTCTGGGGGCTGTTTCCCTTCTATTTCAAGGCTCTGCACCAGATCTCCGCGCTCGAGATGCTCGCGCACCGGATGGTCTGGTCGATGCTTTTCCTGTTCGTCGTGCTGACGGTGCGTCAGCAATGGCGCTGGCTCGGTCCGGTGCTGCGCGACCGGCATTTGCTCGGGCGCTTCGCGGCGAGCGCAGTGCTGTTGTCGACCAACTGGGGCATCTATATCTGGGCCGTCAACGCGGGGCATATCGTCGAGGCGAGTCTCGGGTACTTCATCAATCCGCTGATCAATGTGCTGTTCGGCCTCGCATTCCTGAATGAGCGCCTGCGTCGGGTGCAGTGGCTGGCGGTGGCGATAGCTGCGGCCGGCGTGCTCTGGCTGACGTGGGAAAACGGTCAGCCGCCATGGATTAGCCTTGCGCTGGCGGTCAGCTTCGCGGGCTACGGGCTCCTGCGCAAGACCGCGAGGCTCGGCGCCCTCGAAGGGCTGACGCTCGAGACTGTGCTGCTCTTTCCAGTCGCGTTGCTCTATCTCACGCTCCTCGCCTTGCGCGGGACGAACGCGTTTGTCAACGCTTCATGGGGCGTCGAGGTGCTGCTCATGCTGGCAGGGCCGATCACGGCGATCCCGCTGCTGCTTTTTGCGGCTGGCGCCCGGCGCATTCCACTGTCGATGCTCGGCCTGATCCAGTATGTGACCCCGACGTTGCAGCTGCTGATCGGCGTCGTGATCTATCGCGAGCCATTCGGTCAGGTTCAGCTGATCGGCTATGGTGCGATCTGGATTGCGCTCGCGGTGTATTCGCTGGACGGGCTGTGGCGCGCGAAATTCCGGCGTGCATAG
- a CDS encoding sulfite exporter TauE/SafE family protein: MPLPHINLLYSASGLGVGFLVGLTGVGGGSLMTPLLVLLFGIHPATAVGTDLLYAAATKATGTLVHGLKGSIEWRITLRLACGSVPAATITLILLHRYGMDTPRTSSLIQIVLGVALLITAVALVFRPQLAAFAARHQRAPAPVRTFWLTILTGAVLGALVSLTSVGAGAIGVTVLLLLYPTLTTTRIVGSDIAHAVPLTLLAGAGHWLLGSIDWSLLLSLLVGSLPGIALGSYLSSRAPDALLRNILAATLTLVGVKLVMA; this comes from the coding sequence ATGCCACTACCCCATATCAACCTGTTGTATTCCGCATCCGGCCTCGGCGTCGGCTTTCTCGTCGGGCTGACGGGCGTCGGCGGCGGCTCGCTGATGACACCGCTCCTCGTGCTGCTGTTCGGTATCCACCCGGCGACTGCTGTCGGCACCGACCTGCTCTACGCGGCCGCGACCAAGGCGACGGGCACGCTCGTGCATGGGCTGAAAGGCTCGATCGAGTGGCGTATCACGCTGCGCCTCGCCTGCGGCAGCGTGCCGGCCGCCACCATCACGCTGATCCTGCTGCATCGCTATGGCATGGACACCCCGCGCACGAGTTCGCTGATCCAGATCGTGCTGGGCGTCGCGCTCTTGATCACCGCAGTGGCGCTCGTGTTCCGGCCGCAACTTGCCGCCTTCGCGGCGCGCCACCAGCGGGCGCCTGCTCCGGTACGCACCTTCTGGCTGACCATCCTGACGGGCGCCGTGCTGGGCGCGCTGGTGTCGTTGACCTCGGTGGGAGCGGGCGCAATCGGCGTAACGGTACTGTTGCTGCTGTACCCGACACTGACGACGACGCGCATCGTCGGCTCCGACATCGCCCACGCGGTGCCGCTGACGCTGCTCGCGGGCGCGGGCCACTGGCTGCTGGGTTCGATCGACTGGTCGCTGCTGCTGTCGTTGCTGGTGGGCTCGCTGCCGGGCATTGCGCTCGGCAGCTATCTGTCGTCACGGGCCCCGGACGCGTTGTTGCGCAACATCCTCGCCGCCACGCTGACGCTCGTCGGCGTGAAGCTGGTGATGGCCTGA
- a CDS encoding BON domain-containing protein — MKSVDFLKALGGVVCVVLACNAYAQSSDAMAASGTMAAPGATSTKKADRSLGLAVRKALSKGNIDVSSVDVRARGGVVTLTGKVPEADQIEKAGTVAQGVAGVTSVTNKLSLKEQ; from the coding sequence ATGAAATCGGTCGACTTTTTGAAGGCGCTGGGTGGAGTGGTGTGTGTGGTGCTGGCGTGCAATGCGTATGCGCAATCGAGCGACGCCATGGCCGCGAGCGGTACGATGGCCGCTCCCGGTGCGACGAGCACGAAGAAGGCGGATCGTTCGCTCGGCCTCGCCGTGCGTAAGGCGCTCTCCAAGGGCAATATCGACGTGTCGAGCGTGGACGTGCGGGCGCGCGGCGGCGTCGTGACGCTGACCGGCAAGGTGCCTGAAGCCGATCAGATCGAAAAGGCGGGCACGGTGGCGCAGGGTGTCGCTGGCGTGACTTCGGTCACGAACAAGCTGTCGCTGAAGGAGCAGTAA